tagcagagacGTCGCCAATCGTCATCGTTGCCCGGGGGCAGTGGAGGGGAGTCCACATCTTGAAATAATCACGACCTGAACTAAGATTGGGCACGTCCCCCTGGCTTCTCGGGTTAAAGGAGGAGGCGCGGCGCAatgtggtagagatattagagaaaCCTGAGAGCGGCCCATAAGACAGCTCATTTGCTGGAGCGCTGGGGTTTAGAGAACTGAGCGGAGCGAACCCCATAGGCCTCCGCCTAATGTCGAGGACCGACCGGTCAACTGCACAATATGCACCTTTTATTCACTGAATGATGGGGCCTTCGTTTTCGATAGCCCACCTAAACGTATTTCATAAGTTCTTGTATGTTCTAATTTGCATGACAGAATGCACATCTCTCAGCCAATTGTAGGCTATACTTTGGATGTTCGTTTGATGTTGTTTTCCTTTATAATCAATACAACTGGGAATAGATCGAGCAATTATACATTATTGTCCATGGATTCATCAGGAGGCAGTTAAATTGAGATCATAATAATCTCAGCAAATGGTTGGTTCTTACACTTCACTTATTGCATACCCTCGTTCATTTGCTTTTACGATGGAAGTTCCATTTACAGCAGTGCCCCTAAATCATTTGTATAATCTTTATGGTATAAGACATTATTTTCAAACAGATTAAGCTGGATATTCTAGATTCGCCTCTCATCCAAGCACGAGGTTAGTTTTTACATGTGTCTAAAACCACAGAAATGTATCAAACCAACGCTCGATTAAACCCTTTTAACTGGTAGGCCTAGTGGTGTGTAGAATACCAAATATGTTAACAGTGAATTACCTATAACATTTAACCCGAGATCTATATTTCATATGTAAAATCAGATATTGGTTAAAGATGTAGGTCTAACGGACAGAATAAATCATATTGGAAATCATATTGGCTGGCCTAGAAATGCTCCTTTCCGGTGTCTACTTCTCAACGTGTTGCCGGAGAGTCAAGTTGCAAATCCTGGGAAAGATAAAGAAATTTGATCTATCCTTCAAAACAACGACTCAACGACCAAGAGCCCGTGACTCACATAACTCATTTACTAATGGATAGGTTTTATGTTTCACGCCACAACATtgaggacagcagtggagagacGATTTATCTCCAGGGAAATAACCTTGGGGAGGCCGGAATAAAAATGTACATAATTTCGTAGAAATATAAAGATTTCACACCATAATAAATGAACAACTAATGCAGTACTATTAGTAGCCAAAAAAGTACTGATGCAAATTGAAacgaaaaaaaaaatggaaagcaGATATAACTGAACATCAAAATGACTAATGGTTTAGCCAATGATTTTGGAAATTGAAAGAATTAAACAAGCAGAAAaaaagaacatttaaaaaaaaatacataataacaataatatcgATGGAAATGTCCATCGATGTGTTAACACATAGGATAGGCCTATGGTGCACATGCGTAAAGAGGAGTCACACCAATCAAATAAAAGGCATATACGTCATTACTGATGCACAAACTGAATATCATAACGGTTGGTTCATTGGGGCTATTATTTGGACAAAGTTAGAGGAAATATATTTAATCAGATTCCAGGTTCTATACCACACGATGCCTTTTGCAAATCTCAGTTGAAAGCTCAGTAAAATATCTTCTACACGTGTTAGGCGACTATATCTTTCATCAATAGACCATCTTGCAATATTGACATAGAAGCCTTACAAAGAACTATCCTAAGTTatttttggaataagatgtttattcacattataaatacctgtacgTTTCTTAACGTTTCTTTCCTGTCTAAAAGCCCCAACCTTTTTGGCAGGCACTCGTACGTAATGGCACGTATAACTATTATAGGAAGTTATTAAATTATATCACCTCATAAAATACACTACTTGATAATTAATAGACTATGAAAAATAGGAGAGAAATACACAATCTGCGTGCCATTAACTCGGTGGCAAGATGAGGGCGGTTAACAGTTACAATAATTAATAATGCATGGTGATGCAATAAATTACTTCAGCTATATTCATCGATCTCTTGTACTTCACTTCAAGCCTTGTCTGGAACTTTCCAAAAACATGGGAGGTCCTGCATGAAGAGAATGATACAAATGCTCTTTAAGAATCTGTAATAATTGATTAGCATTTAGGTACCTTTGCTCCCTCAGCTAAAGCTGGAGAGGAGTATGGGATGGGGGGGCTCCAATTTCAGCCCCTGACGTACTCCCTCCAGGGAGGAAACGGAGCTGCAAACCCAGTTCTGCTCGGCTGCCAGGGTATAGGGCAGTGGGAGAGCCAATCAACGAATCGCGCAGCGCTCTCTTTAAGCCTGACATATCTCCAACAGGAACAAATTGTCCCAACAATCAACATCCGAATCTCCCGTGCGCATCAGGGGTGGAGTGGATATTGTCCGGACGCCGGATTGCACTGGGTTCTGGAACACAATAACAAACCAGTGAAGAATATATAGACAGAAAAACAGGATATCGGCGTTGGGCTGGGGATTGAGACCCGACATCATGTCAATACTACCTTCGTTTGGGTTTACCCAGGAGCAAGTCGCCTGCGTCTGCGAGGTCCTGCAACAAGGAGGTAACCTGGAGAGGCTCGGTCGTTTTCTCTGGTCTCTCCCAGCTTGTGACCACCTCCACAAGAATGAAAGTGTACTGAAAGCAAAGGCGGTGGTCGCCTTTCACCGAGGGAACTTCAGAGAGCTATATAAGATCCTGGAGAGCCACCAGTTTTCCCCGCACAACCATCCCAAGCTGCAGCAGCTGTGGCTGAAAGCGCACTACGTGGAGGCGGAGAAATTGCGCGGCCGACCGCTTGGAGCCGTGGGGAAGTATAGGGTAAGAAGGAAATTCCCTTTGCCCCGCACAATCTGGGACGGCGAGGAGACCAGCTATTGCTTTAAGGAGAAGTCCAGGGGTGTTCTTAGAGAGTGGTACACGCATAACCCCTATCCCTCCCCGCGAGAGAAAAGGGAGCTGGCCGAGGCCACGGGACTGACCACTACGCAGGTCAGCAACTGGTTCAAAAACAGACGCCAGAGAGATAGAGCCGCAGAAGCTAAAGAAAGGTATGTTTTGACCAAAAAAGTACAATCAAATGTTGCCATAGTAGGATTAATAGTAGGAAAGAATAAACTAAACATAATCACATGCGTAATTTACCAGAGTTAGAATTTTGTTGAATCAATTCCCAACTAGTTTATTTAAAGTGACATGCCCTTATGCTGATTTTTAGAAGGACCAACTAATATTACAATATATTTATACTAAAGGGTTTTAACCATtttaaattacaatttatccacTGTAAATTACATTTCAAACATTTAGTGTGATACCCCAAAACAAAAACCTATGGCCAACATAAGTTTGAAATGGAACCAATGACAAACTATTGACTGTATCCTTATAATTTCGATAGTGTTCTAAATATTTCTGGCATCAGAATAAGTTATAGCTATTTAGACAGTGATACATGTATATTTGGAGCTACAGGTCACGGTTTCAGTGGTCAAGATATGGAATCATTATGATAGAAGACATTATTCTCATGCAATAATTAAAAGTATTGCGCGTGATCAAACGTTTTCCTTTTGCaattgaaatgtcaaaataaaaaaaatggattgAATATATTTTTAATTGCATTATCCTAAAGTTTAAACCAATTTTGGATTggcttgttaattgaaatgtctAGCTTGTATTTGGCCTATCGATTCTGTAAACCTGGGTCCAAGATTGTTTATTCACAACCGAAAATCACCACCACGAAATCATGCAACAAACCAATGATGACAGTACTCAACTTTTGCATAGTTAAAATAGTTACACGACAATACGAGTGTTAGGAATTGGTTGGGCTATATGTTGACTTGTTTCTTTTTGTGTTACAATCTTTATAGTCCTCAAAGTGGTATGATAGTATGCTATAAACATTTATATTTCTAACGTCTTTACATATCTTCCCTTCTCAGAGAAAACAGCGAAAACAACAACTCCGGTAACAACAAACAGAACCAGCTGTCTCCCCTCGATGGCGGCAAGTCGCTCATGTCCAGCTCGGAAGACGAGTTCtctccaccacaaagccctgatcaGAACTCTGTGCTTTTGCTCCAGGGAAATATGAGTCACCCCGGCGTCTCCTCTTACCCTATGACGGGTCTCGGTGGCGCACAGCCGGTGCATGGAATGCACGGACACCCGCACCAACTCCAAGACTCGTTGCTGGGACCTCTAACATCGAGCCTTGTGGATCTAGGCTCCTAAAGGCAAACTGATACTATCTTTTAAAAGACTGATAACTCTACCAGCTTGAGTACAT
This genomic stretch from Oncorhynchus kisutch isolate 150728-3 linkage group LG7, Okis_V2, whole genome shotgun sequence harbors:
- the LOC109894448 gene encoding homeobox protein six1b, which codes for MSILPSFGFTQEQVACVCEVLQQGGNLERLGRFLWSLPACDHLHKNESVLKAKAVVAFHRGNFRELYKILESHQFSPHNHPKLQQLWLKAHYVEAEKLRGRPLGAVGKYRVRRKFPLPRTIWDGEETSYCFKEKSRGVLREWYTHNPYPSPREKRELAEATGLTTTQVSNWFKNRRQRDRAAEAKERENSENNNSGNNKQNQLSPLDGGKSLMSSSEDEFSPPQSPDQNSVLLLQGNMSHPGVSSYPMTGLGGAQPVHGMHGHPHQLQDSLLGPLTSSLVDLGS